A single Gemmatimonadota bacterium DNA region contains:
- a CDS encoding M81 family metallopeptidase: MRVGIISLLHESNTFISTPTTMDSFRRDGIFTGRAMYDHYSGGHHEVSGFLEGLESAGIDALPIFHAGTTPSGRITRETCEELMRLMFNEVASAGDVDGYLVAPHGANSGEGDEYRDLDGYWLSRLREVVGSEKPIICTIDPHANLSPRMVAACDATIAYRSNPHLDQKQRGLEAAALMVRTLKGEVELAQAGAFPSVGINIERQSTFAPPCLPMYELADEMLKEPGVLSNSIVLGFPYADVEEMGAAFVVVTDGDMDRAQVLANRLADYLYAHRAEFVGEYIAVPDAVDMAVGQEGPVCLLDMGDNVGGGSAGDGTEILHELHRRGNTTGFVCIFDPESQERARDAGVGNRVVLDIGGKTDDLHGVPLRAEVRVRSLHAGKYRESEVRHGGRTSFDMGPTAIVETDTGITISLTSRRAVPVSLGLMTSCDLDPAAFQVVVAKGVHAPVAAYQPVCTALIRVDTPGATAADMRGFEYEFRREPMYPFEEIGV; the protein is encoded by the coding sequence ATGCGCGTGGGCATTATTTCGCTGTTGCACGAGTCGAATACGTTTATCAGCACGCCAACGACTATGGATTCGTTCCGACGGGACGGGATTTTTACGGGTCGGGCGATGTATGATCACTATTCGGGTGGACATCACGAAGTTAGTGGGTTTTTAGAAGGTTTGGAGTCGGCAGGCATAGATGCTCTGCCGATTTTTCATGCGGGTACAACGCCTTCTGGACGCATTACCAGAGAGACGTGTGAAGAATTGATGCGGTTGATGTTTAATGAGGTGGCGTCTGCGGGTGATGTGGATGGGTATCTCGTGGCGCCTCACGGGGCAAATTCGGGTGAGGGCGATGAGTACCGGGATCTGGATGGGTACTGGTTATCGCGTTTGCGCGAGGTGGTTGGGTCCGAAAAGCCGATTATTTGTACGATCGATCCGCATGCCAATTTGTCGCCGCGCATGGTTGCGGCGTGCGATGCGACGATTGCGTATCGCTCGAATCCCCATCTCGATCAGAAACAGCGCGGATTGGAAGCGGCGGCGCTGATGGTGCGAACGTTGAAGGGGGAGGTGGAACTTGCGCAAGCGGGTGCTTTTCCTTCTGTTGGGATTAATATCGAGCGTCAATCGACTTTTGCGCCGCCGTGTTTGCCGATGTATGAGTTGGCAGATGAGATGTTGAAAGAACCAGGTGTTTTGTCGAATAGTATTGTGCTGGGTTTTCCGTATGCCGATGTGGAGGAGATGGGGGCGGCATTTGTGGTGGTGACAGATGGTGATATGGACCGGGCACAGGTGCTGGCGAATCGGTTGGCGGATTATTTGTATGCTCATCGTGCGGAGTTTGTGGGCGAGTATATCGCTGTTCCCGATGCTGTGGATATGGCGGTGGGACAAGAAGGACCTGTTTGTTTGCTCGATATGGGCGATAATGTGGGTGGGGGATCTGCTGGCGATGGTACGGAGATTTTGCACGAGTTGCACAGGCGGGGAAATACTACGGGCTTTGTGTGTATTTTTGATCCGGAATCGCAGGAGCGAGCGAGGGATGCGGGGGTTGGAAATCGCGTGGTGCTGGATATCGGTGGTAAGACGGATGACTTACACGGTGTACCTTTGAGGGCAGAGGTGCGGGTGCGCAGTTTGCACGCGGGGAAGTACAGAGAATCTGAGGTGCGACACGGCGGACGAACGTCTTTTGATATGGGTCCAACGGCGATTGTGGAGACGGATACGGGTATTACAATTAGTTTGACTTCGCGGCGCGCGGTGCCCGTGAGTCTGGGGTTGATGACGAGTTGCGATCTCGATCCCGCCGCGTTTCAGGTGGTTGTGGCCAAGGGTGTGCATGCACCTGTTGCGGCGTATCAGCCGGTGTGTACTGCTTTGATTCGGGTGGATACCCCCGGCGCAACAGCGGCGGATATGCGAGGTTTTGAATACGAGTTTCGCCGTGAGCCGATGTATCCCTTTGAGGAGATTGGGGTGTGA
- the surE gene encoding 5'/3'-nucleotidase SurE, producing the protein MKILLTNDDSLDSPLFLFAVDYFQVMGDVKAVVPAEEQSWKGKAMTRFGTRHVERLDGFACETYAFSGTPADCANFGIYHVFDGDKPDLVISGINMGSNAGLSFALSSGTVGAALEANIAGLPGVALSQVLPRPVFRQWVEHRAMQPDVREPLLENCRAVLHRVFAFLNDRTDFLSDSVTWNVNMPAELSDDWRVIPTVLGHTFYTSCFEASEDGYYHNIDQPEVEERAGTDGVVLRAGHVSVTRLDIRTLGQ; encoded by the coding sequence TTGAAAATTTTATTGACGAATGACGATAGTTTGGATTCTCCTCTGTTTTTGTTTGCAGTGGATTATTTTCAGGTGATGGGAGATGTGAAGGCAGTGGTGCCCGCCGAAGAGCAGAGTTGGAAGGGCAAGGCGATGACGCGGTTTGGCACGCGTCATGTGGAACGGTTGGATGGATTTGCGTGTGAGACGTATGCTTTTTCGGGGACGCCAGCGGATTGCGCGAATTTTGGCATTTATCACGTGTTTGATGGCGACAAGCCCGATCTGGTGATTTCGGGTATTAATATGGGTAGCAATGCGGGTTTGAGTTTCGCGCTTTCTTCGGGGACGGTTGGAGCTGCTTTAGAAGCGAATATTGCGGGATTGCCGGGGGTGGCATTGTCACAGGTTTTGCCCAGACCTGTGTTTCGGCAGTGGGTTGAGCATCGCGCGATGCAGCCCGATGTGCGGGAACCGTTGTTGGAAAATTGTCGCGCGGTGTTGCACCGGGTATTTGCGTTTTTGAATGATCGGACAGATTTTTTGTCTGATTCCGTGACGTGGAATGTGAATATGCCGGCTGAACTATCTGATGACTGGCGCGTTATACCAACAGTGCTCGGGCATACGTTTTACACGTCGTGTTTTGAGGCATCAGAAGACGGTTATTATCACAATATCGATCAGCCAGAGGTAGAAGAACGCGCGGGCACAGATGGCGTGGTTTTGCGCGCGGGTCATGTGAGTGTTACGCGGTTGGATATTCGCACGCTGGGGCAATAA
- a CDS encoding Rieske 2Fe-2S domain-containing protein produces the protein MAKHIIGTVDEIPPGERKLVILEGREIGVFNVHGEFYALRNRCPHQGGALCKGRVSGFVTARVPGEYEYTRKGEILRCPWHGWEYDIKTGQSWVDPSSVRVRSYEVEVAQGAEIEGEGDMAGLVKGPYVAETYEVTVEETYLVVEL, from the coding sequence ATGGCAAAACATATTATCGGAACTGTTGATGAGATCCCGCCGGGTGAGCGGAAGCTGGTGATACTGGAAGGGCGGGAGATTGGGGTGTTTAATGTCCACGGCGAATTTTATGCCTTGAGGAACCGATGCCCTCATCAGGGGGGCGCGCTGTGCAAGGGACGGGTGTCGGGTTTTGTGACGGCAAGGGTGCCGGGCGAATACGAGTACACGCGCAAGGGTGAAATTTTGCGGTGTCCATGGCACGGATGGGAATACGATATTAAGACGGGGCAGTCGTGGGTCGATCCTTCCAGTGTGCGCGTGCGCAGCTATGAGGTGGAAGTTGCACAGGGCGCAGAGATAGAGGGCGAGGGAGATATGGCGGGATTGGTAAAGGGTCCTTATGTGGCAGAGACGTATGAGGTGACGGTGGAGGAGACGTATCTCGTTGTGGAACTATGA